The proteins below are encoded in one region of Paenisporosarcina cavernae:
- the tkt gene encoding transketolase yields the protein MSTQLDQLSINTIRTLSIDAIEKANSGHPGLPMGAAPMAYTLWTKHMNHNPKNPNWFNRDRFVLSAGHGSMLLYSLLHLSGYGLSLDELKNFRQWNSKTPGHPEFGHTVGVEATTGPLGQGIAMSVGMAMAEKHLAATYNKEKHTIVDHYTYALCGDGDLMEGVAAEAISLAGHLQLDKLIVLYDSNDISLDGDLEKSFSENIQKRFESYGWNYLHVADGNSVEEISSAIENAKKSTGKPTLIEVKTVIGFGSPNKSGKSDVHGAPLGKDETLLVKEAYKWTFDQDFHVPTEVYKHFESSIHSLGQVVEDTWNEEMASYESAYPELAKQLKVAISGELPSDFDSEFPSYEVGKSVATRSSSGDAINAIAKTVPSFFGGSADLAGSNKTSIKGSADFSAESFEGRNIWFGVREFAMGAALNGMALHGGLHVFGGTFFVFSDYVRPAIRLSALMGLPVTYVFTHDSIAVGEDGPTHEPVEQLASLRAMPGLSIIRPADANESNEAWKVAVQSKNVPTVLVLSRQNLPVLEHTASLAKDGVEKGAYIVSPSSKELADAMILATGSEVSLAVEAQKELASEGIDVSVVSMPSWDRYEKQDTAYKESVLPKSVKKRLAIEMGSSFGWERYTGDEGSILGIDRFGASAPGEQVMEEYGFSKANVVARVKSLLGK from the coding sequence ATGTCTACACAATTAGATCAATTATCCATTAATACTATTCGTACTTTATCAATTGATGCAATTGAAAAAGCGAATTCAGGTCATCCAGGCTTACCAATGGGAGCAGCACCAATGGCTTACACTCTTTGGACAAAACATATGAACCACAATCCAAAGAATCCAAATTGGTTTAACAGAGACCGTTTTGTTTTATCTGCAGGCCATGGTTCTATGCTCCTTTACAGCTTACTGCACTTAAGTGGCTATGGCTTGTCGTTAGACGAATTGAAAAACTTCCGTCAATGGAATTCTAAAACTCCAGGTCATCCGGAGTTTGGTCACACTGTTGGAGTAGAGGCAACAACTGGTCCACTTGGACAAGGTATTGCGATGTCCGTTGGTATGGCAATGGCTGAAAAACACTTAGCTGCTACGTATAATAAGGAGAAGCACACCATTGTTGATCATTACACGTATGCACTTTGTGGTGATGGAGATTTAATGGAAGGTGTGGCAGCAGAAGCTATTTCGTTAGCAGGTCATCTTCAGTTAGATAAATTAATTGTATTGTATGATAGCAATGACATTTCATTAGATGGAGATTTAGAAAAATCATTCTCTGAAAATATTCAAAAACGTTTTGAATCTTATGGATGGAACTATCTGCATGTAGCAGATGGTAATTCTGTGGAAGAAATTTCTTCTGCAATTGAAAATGCTAAAAAATCAACAGGTAAACCAACACTTATTGAAGTTAAAACTGTTATTGGTTTTGGATCACCAAACAAATCTGGTAAATCAGATGTTCATGGTGCACCTCTTGGAAAAGATGAAACACTACTAGTAAAAGAAGCATATAAATGGACGTTTGATCAAGATTTCCATGTTCCAACAGAAGTGTACAAACACTTTGAATCCTCTATTCATTCATTAGGACAAGTGGTGGAAGATACGTGGAACGAAGAAATGGCTTCCTATGAATCAGCGTATCCAGAATTAGCAAAACAGCTTAAAGTAGCTATAAGTGGGGAACTACCAAGTGACTTCGATAGCGAATTTCCTTCCTATGAGGTTGGAAAATCAGTTGCCACACGTTCTTCTTCTGGAGATGCAATCAATGCAATAGCCAAGACGGTTCCTTCATTCTTTGGAGGTAGTGCAGATCTAGCAGGATCTAACAAAACTTCTATCAAAGGAAGCGCCGATTTTTCTGCCGAGTCGTTTGAAGGAAGAAACATATGGTTTGGTGTTCGTGAGTTTGCCATGGGTGCTGCTTTAAATGGTATGGCGTTACATGGAGGATTGCATGTATTCGGTGGTACATTCTTTGTATTCAGTGATTATGTTCGCCCTGCAATTCGACTTTCTGCTTTAATGGGATTACCGGTGACGTATGTATTTACACATGACAGTATCGCAGTAGGGGAAGATGGTCCGACACATGAACCGGTAGAACAATTAGCTTCTTTACGTGCTATGCCAGGTTTATCTATCATCCGACCTGCTGATGCAAACGAGTCAAACGAAGCTTGGAAAGTAGCGGTTCAATCGAAAAATGTACCTACAGTTCTTGTATTGTCTCGCCAAAACTTACCAGTATTAGAACACACAGCGTCTTTGGCTAAAGATGGTGTGGAAAAAGGGGCATACATTGTGTCACCTTCTTCGAAAGAACTAGCAGATGCAATGATATTGGCAACAGGTTCTGAAGTATCGCTTGCAGTAGAGGCGCAGAAAGAATTAGCATCCGAAGGAATTGATGTTTCGGTTGTTTCTATGCCATCATGGGATAGATACGAAAAACAAGATACAGCCTACAAAGAAAGCGTTTTACCTAAGTCTGTCAAAAAACGTCTTGCGATTGAAATGGGTTCATCATTTGGTTGGGAGCGTTATACTGGAGATGAAGGTAGCATTCTTGGAATTGATCGCTTTGGAGCTAGTGCGCCAGGGGAACAGGTAATGGAAGAATACGGATTTAGCAAAGCGAATGTTGTCGCACGTGTTAAATCATTATTAGGAAAATAA
- the sirA gene encoding sporulation inhibitor of replication protein SirA — translation MREYIVIHVKEEYVPFIHGKENHIHELFTDTYSLKKEIPLEFMYVCKELYWEEFMNVVASQTQEDYVHFSINKPTIFMHHPIKGEANITIFDQFIHISCKGNAMLDLDIFSLLSKTSNTYFAFQKNSKSYGWLRPIKHFV, via the coding sequence GTGAGAGAATATATAGTGATTCATGTAAAAGAAGAATATGTGCCATTTATTCATGGAAAGGAAAATCATATTCATGAATTATTTACGGATACATATAGCTTGAAAAAAGAAATTCCACTGGAATTTATGTATGTATGCAAAGAGTTATATTGGGAAGAATTTATGAATGTAGTTGCAAGTCAAACCCAAGAGGACTATGTGCACTTTTCCATCAACAAACCGACGATTTTTATGCATCATCCTATTAAAGGGGAGGCGAACATTACTATTTTTGATCAGTTCATTCATATTAGCTGTAAAGGAAATGCAATGCTCGATTTAGATATTTTTTCTTTATTGTCTAAAACGTCTAATACGTACTTTGCTTTTCAGAAAAACTCCAAATCATATGGGTGGTTACGACCAATCAAACATTTCGTCTAG
- a CDS encoding YneF family protein, protein MSLGLAITLIVVALLAGAALGFFIARQYMMKYLKDNPPINEQMLRMMMTQMGRKPSEKQVKQMMAQMNRMQK, encoded by the coding sequence ATGAGTTTAGGCTTAGCAATTACATTAATTGTTGTCGCGCTATTAGCTGGTGCTGCATTAGGGTTTTTCATTGCTCGTCAATATATGATGAAATATTTAAAAGACAACCCACCAATCAATGAACAAATGCTTCGAATGATGATGACGCAAATGGGTCGTAAGCCATCAGAAAAGCAAGTGAAACAAATGATGGCTCAAATGAACCGCATGCAAAAATAA
- a CDS encoding alpha/beta hydrolase yields the protein MRKRIFWITSIVSTLLTTAATLFGFIFTSRLMYLKKKEDQFILDRELNAKRFDEAWFQTVKKEEKWIDTNNGYQIKAVFLEPLETKNYVIICHGVTENKINSMKYARLFERLGFNSVVYDHRRHGDSGGKTTSFGHYEKMDLQNVVEAVKEHAGSEAVIGIHGESMGAATTILYAGTLEDGADFYIADCPFSDFTDQLLYLMRKETPLRSSLALKLADVFLRVRDGYSMRLVSPREAVVNIENPMLFIHSLPDDFILPEMTIELYKAKPSNKKLKLFDIGPHAQSYNMNPEEYQQTIHEFLEEFHL from the coding sequence GTGAGAAAAAGAATTTTCTGGATTACTAGTATTGTATCAACCTTATTAACAACAGCTGCTACTCTATTTGGGTTCATCTTTACAAGCCGTTTAATGTATTTAAAGAAAAAGGAAGATCAATTTATTCTTGATCGAGAATTAAATGCAAAGCGCTTCGACGAGGCATGGTTTCAAACGGTCAAAAAAGAAGAAAAATGGATAGACACCAACAATGGATATCAAATCAAAGCCGTATTTTTAGAACCACTTGAAACGAAAAATTATGTAATTATCTGTCACGGCGTCACGGAAAATAAAATTAATTCAATGAAATATGCACGTCTTTTCGAGCGGTTAGGATTTAATTCCGTCGTATATGATCATCGACGTCATGGAGATTCTGGCGGTAAAACGACTAGTTTTGGGCATTATGAAAAAATGGATTTACAAAATGTTGTAGAAGCTGTAAAAGAACATGCAGGTTCAGAGGCAGTTATCGGAATTCACGGAGAATCAATGGGAGCAGCTACCACCATTTTATATGCAGGCACGTTAGAAGATGGCGCAGATTTTTATATCGCCGATTGCCCATTTTCGGACTTTACGGATCAACTTCTCTACTTAATGAGAAAAGAGACTCCACTTCGATCTAGCCTTGCTTTAAAATTAGCAGATGTTTTTTTGCGCGTGCGAGATGGGTATTCTATGCGCCTTGTCTCACCGAGAGAAGCAGTCGTCAACATAGAAAATCCTATGCTATTTATCCATAGCTTACCGGACGACTTTATCTTACCGGAAATGACAATTGAGCTTTACAAGGCGAAACCGTCTAACAAAAAACTAAAATTATTTGATATCGGACCTCATGCACAATCGTATAATATGAACCCAGAGGAATATCAACAGACAATCCATGAATTTTTAGAAGAGTTTCATTTATAG
- a CDS encoding hydroxymethylglutaryl-CoA lyase: MNSLPKNVTIIEVGARDGLQNEKRIVPTEVKLQFIKALQRAGITEMEITSFVSPKWVPQMSDHKEIVQSVTQSGRQFVLTPNEKGIHSAMELGVKSIAVFVGVSDSFNKKNINKTTSESMEELRPLIRQLKEQDIFVRACISTAFYCPFEGKIEPERTYEICQQFVDMGVDELSVADTIGMASPSESYELFSMISEKLPNVLLTAHFHDTRKMGLANIYAALQAGIHRYDCSAGGLGGCPFAPGATGNVATEDVLNMLDRLGIETGIQLDKLLEAVKIIEPYVSRPIETGMYTLSKSV; the protein is encoded by the coding sequence ATGAATAGTTTACCAAAGAATGTGACAATTATCGAGGTAGGAGCAAGAGACGGATTGCAAAACGAAAAAAGAATCGTTCCTACAGAAGTCAAATTACAATTTATAAAAGCATTACAACGTGCAGGTATCACAGAGATGGAGATCACGTCATTTGTCTCTCCTAAATGGGTGCCACAAATGAGTGACCATAAAGAAATCGTCCAAAGTGTAACGCAATCAGGTCGTCAATTTGTGTTAACCCCAAATGAAAAAGGAATTCATTCCGCTATGGAACTCGGGGTGAAAAGTATAGCGGTATTTGTAGGTGTCAGTGACTCATTTAATAAGAAAAATATAAATAAGACAACCTCGGAAAGTATGGAGGAGCTGCGTCCATTAATACGCCAATTAAAAGAGCAAGATATTTTTGTTCGTGCTTGTATTTCTACCGCATTTTACTGTCCGTTTGAAGGGAAAATCGAACCAGAAAGAACCTATGAGATTTGCCAGCAATTTGTGGATATGGGCGTAGATGAATTGAGTGTAGCAGATACGATTGGAATGGCTAGTCCATCAGAGAGTTATGAACTCTTTTCTATGATAAGTGAAAAACTTCCAAACGTTTTGTTAACTGCTCATTTTCATGACACGAGAAAAATGGGTTTAGCGAATATTTATGCTGCCTTACAAGCAGGCATTCATCGTTATGACTGTTCCGCTGGTGGTTTAGGAGGTTGTCCTTTTGCACCGGGTGCTACAGGTAATGTTGCAACGGAGGATGTTTTAAATATGCTCGATCGACTAGGCATTGAAACAGGAATCCAACTTGACAAATTACTTGAGGCAGTAAAAATTATTGAGCCGTATGTCTCAAGACCTATCGAAACGGGTATGTATACGTTATCGAAAAGTGTTTAA
- a CDS encoding acetyl-CoA C-acetyltransferase, whose protein sequence is MYSKEVVIVSAVRSAIGSFQGALKDISATELGGIVIKEAINRVGLNPEEVDEVIMGNVLQAGLGQNPARQASIKAGLSETVPAMTINKVCGSGLKAVHLATQAIVSGDADVVIAGGMENMSQAPYLLMNARDGFRMGDQKVVDSMISDGLWCAFNDYHMGITAENLCDRYSISREEQDEFSARSQARAAAAIESGKFKDEIVPIEIPVRKGDPIIFDTDEYPKKGTDAEKLAKLRPAFKKEGSVTAGNASGINDGAAALVVMSKEKADQLGLTPLASIVVNASAGVDPSIMGIGPVQAVKNVLTKSNLSLGDMDLVEANEAFAAQSIAVDRELSFDHEKLNVNGGAIALGHPIGASGARILVTLLHEMQKRDVTYGLATLCIGGGQGVATIVKK, encoded by the coding sequence ATGTATTCAAAAGAAGTTGTGATTGTAAGCGCTGTTCGTTCAGCGATCGGATCTTTTCAAGGAGCTTTAAAAGACATATCTGCTACAGAACTTGGTGGAATTGTCATTAAAGAAGCGATTAACCGTGTGGGATTGAATCCAGAAGAAGTGGACGAAGTAATAATGGGGAATGTACTGCAAGCAGGTTTAGGTCAAAATCCTGCTAGACAAGCTTCTATTAAAGCTGGTTTGTCAGAAACAGTACCTGCTATGACGATTAATAAGGTATGTGGTTCAGGATTGAAAGCAGTCCATTTAGCTACCCAAGCAATTGTTTCAGGAGATGCAGATGTTGTTATTGCTGGTGGAATGGAAAACATGAGTCAAGCTCCTTATTTATTAATGAATGCTCGCGATGGTTTCCGCATGGGCGATCAAAAAGTCGTGGATAGCATGATTTCGGACGGTCTATGGTGTGCGTTTAATGATTATCATATGGGTATTACTGCTGAAAATTTATGCGATCGTTACTCGATTTCGCGGGAAGAACAAGATGAATTTTCCGCGCGATCACAAGCAAGAGCGGCTGCTGCAATTGAAAGTGGTAAATTTAAGGATGAAATTGTGCCAATTGAAATTCCCGTTCGAAAAGGGGATCCAATTATTTTTGATACGGATGAATACCCGAAAAAAGGAACAGACGCAGAAAAACTAGCGAAACTCCGTCCAGCATTTAAAAAAGAAGGTTCCGTTACAGCTGGTAATGCTTCCGGCATTAATGATGGTGCTGCTGCACTAGTCGTCATGTCAAAAGAGAAGGCAGATCAACTTGGTTTAACCCCACTTGCATCTATCGTTGTAAATGCTTCTGCCGGCGTAGACCCATCTATCATGGGAATTGGTCCTGTTCAAGCGGTGAAAAACGTTTTAACAAAGTCAAACTTATCGCTAGGTGACATGGATTTAGTCGAGGCAAATGAAGCATTTGCTGCTCAATCGATTGCTGTGGATCGTGAATTGTCATTTGATCACGAAAAGTTAAATGTAAATGGCGGAGCCATTGCGCTTGGGCATCCAATCGGTGCAAGTGGAGCGCGCATTTTAGTTACATTGCTTCATGAAATGCAAAAACGTGACGTAACATATGGACTTGCTACACTATGTATCGGTGGTGGACAAGGCGTTGCAACAATTGTGAAAAAGTAA
- a CDS encoding YqkE family protein has translation MNDQTLEQLQQLKIDLKNVEKEQEKARHEREAKERRMREKNKSFEELFNEHGMKGSKY, from the coding sequence ATGAATGATCAAACTTTAGAACAACTTCAACAATTAAAAATAGACTTAAAAAATGTCGAAAAAGAACAAGAGAAAGCACGACATGAGAGAGAAGCAAAAGAAAGACGAATGCGAGAAAAAAACAAATCTTTCGAGGAATTGTTTAATGAGCATGGCATGAAAGGTTCAAAGTATTAG
- a CDS encoding aldo/keto reductase, translating to MKTRQLGKSSLQVTELGFGCMSLPTNVTDAHEILDSAYEGGIRYFDTADLYDKGKNEEIVGSWLQGKRKEIILSTKVGNVWNKDGETWHFDSSPQHIREGVFKSLTRLKTDYIDLYQLHGGTMEDNLEEVVHTMEALKKEGVILEYGISSIRPNVIKRFITDSSAVSVMMQLSLKDRRPEEWLPLLAKEEVNVIARGPLSKGELTASPELYASAFRYILSFPEVSTALVGASHVKQIEESLKAYSTPINDHVFQSILAQYPLDTYEEHRE from the coding sequence ATGAAGACTCGTCAATTAGGAAAAAGTTCCCTTCAAGTAACGGAATTAGGTTTTGGCTGCATGTCACTCCCAACAAACGTCACCGATGCACATGAAATTTTAGACAGTGCATATGAAGGTGGAATTCGTTATTTTGATACTGCAGATTTATACGACAAAGGAAAGAACGAAGAAATTGTCGGTTCGTGGCTGCAAGGTAAAAGAAAAGAGATTATTCTCTCCACTAAAGTAGGGAATGTTTGGAATAAAGACGGGGAAACCTGGCATTTTGATTCCTCCCCTCAACATATTCGTGAAGGTGTATTCAAAAGTCTCACTCGATTAAAGACAGATTATATTGATTTGTATCAGCTGCATGGCGGTACAATGGAAGATAATTTAGAAGAAGTAGTTCATACAATGGAAGCGTTGAAAAAAGAAGGGGTTATCCTAGAATACGGGATCTCGTCGATTCGTCCTAATGTGATTAAGCGGTTTATTACTGACTCATCAGCTGTATCGGTGATGATGCAATTGAGTTTAAAGGATCGACGTCCAGAAGAATGGCTTCCGTTATTAGCCAAAGAAGAAGTTAACGTAATAGCTCGTGGTCCTTTATCAAAGGGTGAACTAACTGCTTCCCCTGAGCTTTATGCTAGTGCATTCCGCTATATTCTATCCTTCCCTGAGGTAAGTACGGCTTTAGTAGGGGCTAGCCATGTCAAACAGATAGAAGAATCGCTAAAAGCTTACTCTACTCCAATAAATGATCATGTTTTTCAATCAATCTTAGCCCAATATCCTTTAGATACCTACGAAGAACATCGAGAATAA
- a CDS encoding NUDIX domain-containing protein produces MSKFEEKTLQSTEIFKGNVISLQVDEVQLPNGRTSNREIVKHPGAVAVIAITDTKKVVMVEQYRKALERTIVEIPAGKLEAGELPEMTAKRELEEETGYLANKWTYLQSFSTSPGFADEIIHLFVAEELTRSHSNLAMDEDEFIDVHEYSVVEMEDAVLSERIFDAKTAYAVIWAKMNVK; encoded by the coding sequence ATGAGCAAATTTGAAGAGAAAACACTTCAATCGACTGAAATTTTTAAAGGAAACGTTATTTCATTACAAGTAGATGAAGTTCAACTACCGAACGGAAGAACTTCTAATCGAGAAATTGTGAAGCATCCAGGCGCTGTCGCAGTTATTGCGATAACAGATACGAAGAAAGTTGTGATGGTGGAACAATATCGAAAAGCACTTGAGCGAACTATAGTAGAGATTCCCGCTGGCAAATTAGAAGCAGGGGAACTTCCGGAAATGACAGCAAAAAGAGAGCTGGAAGAAGAGACAGGTTATCTTGCAAATAAGTGGACATACTTGCAATCTTTTTCTACTTCTCCAGGATTTGCGGATGAAATAATTCATTTGTTTGTGGCGGAGGAGTTAACCCGTTCCCACTCGAACCTTGCCATGGACGAAGATGAATTTATCGATGTTCATGAATATTCTGTTGTTGAAATGGAAGATGCTGTCTTAAGTGAACGAATTTTCGATGCAAAAACGGCTTATGCCGTTATATGGGCGAAAATGAATGTGAAATAA
- a CDS encoding Fur family transcriptional regulator, whose product METRIDRIKKQLHNASYKLTPQREATVRVLLENEEDHLSAEDVYLLVKNKAPDIGLATVYRTLELLTELKVVDKINFGDGVSRYDLRQEGATHFHHHLVCIECGAVDEIQEDLLEDVEAIVEKRWNFMIKDHRLTFHGICHRCHDRENDSTD is encoded by the coding sequence ATGGAGACCCGTATTGATCGTATTAAAAAACAATTACATAATGCTAGCTATAAACTGACGCCGCAACGGGAAGCAACTGTCCGCGTCCTCTTAGAAAATGAAGAGGATCATTTAAGTGCGGAAGACGTTTATTTATTAGTGAAAAACAAAGCACCTGATATTGGACTAGCAACTGTGTATCGTACATTAGAGTTATTAACCGAATTAAAAGTAGTGGATAAAATCAATTTTGGCGATGGTGTATCTCGGTATGATCTTCGACAAGAAGGAGCAACTCATTTTCATCACCATTTAGTATGTATTGAATGTGGTGCCGTGGATGAAATTCAAGAAGATTTGCTTGAAGATGTGGAAGCAATAGTTGAGAAAAGATGGAATTTTATGATAAAAGATCATCGTCTAACTTTTCATGGTATATGTCATCGTTGCCATGACCGTGAAAACGATTCAACGGATTAA
- the xerD gene encoding site-specific tyrosine recombinase XerD — MKWKENLEDYLHFLRVERQLATNTLLSYERDLVNYLNYLEREKRISSFEQIDRTIILHYLAQLKSEGKTAKTMARHISSIRSFHQFLVRERIMDSDPSMHVEMPKMEKTLPKILSLDEIDMLLTMPNREKAIGKRDLAILELLYGTGMRISECIELSMEDIHLSMGFVRVFGKGGKERIIPLGNKAIAACEDYLLHARGEFQLNATKSNHFFLNHLGNSLTRQGIGKILKEYAKKAGIKTDITPHIFRHSFATHLIENGADLRAVQEMLGHADISTTQIYTHVSKTRLKDVYTQFHPRA; from the coding sequence ATGAAATGGAAAGAGAATTTAGAGGACTATCTTCATTTTTTACGTGTAGAAAGACAGTTAGCTACTAACACATTGCTCTCCTATGAACGAGATTTAGTCAATTATCTGAACTATTTAGAACGAGAAAAAAGAATTAGTTCGTTCGAACAAATCGATCGAACCATCATTTTGCACTACTTAGCGCAATTAAAATCAGAAGGTAAGACAGCTAAAACCATGGCTAGACATATTTCCTCCATTCGATCGTTTCATCAGTTTTTAGTACGAGAACGCATCATGGATTCTGATCCTAGTATGCATGTTGAAATGCCAAAGATGGAGAAAACGTTACCAAAGATATTGTCACTAGACGAAATTGATATGCTTCTAACTATGCCAAATAGAGAAAAGGCTATCGGAAAAAGAGATCTTGCCATTCTTGAACTCCTTTACGGAACTGGTATGCGAATTAGCGAATGCATTGAATTGTCGATGGAGGACATTCATCTATCGATGGGTTTTGTAAGAGTATTTGGGAAAGGTGGAAAAGAACGTATAATTCCTCTTGGAAATAAAGCAATTGCTGCTTGCGAAGACTATTTACTTCATGCACGTGGTGAATTTCAACTAAATGCTACTAAAAGTAACCATTTTTTCTTAAACCATTTAGGTAACTCGCTCACCAGACAAGGAATTGGGAAGATTCTCAAAGAGTATGCTAAAAAAGCGGGGATAAAGACAGATATTACGCCACATATTTTTAGACATTCGTTTGCAACTCATTTAATTGAAAACGGAGCAGATTTAAGAGCAGTTCAAGAAATGCTTGGACATGCCGACATTTCAACGACCCAAATTTATACGCATGTAAGTAAGACCCGCTTAAAAGATGTGTATACGCAATTTCATCCAAGAGCGTAA
- the deoB gene encoding phosphopentomutase, with the protein MGKKYNRIHLIVMDSVGIGEAPDAAAFGDTGSHTLGHIAKHMKTIQLPQLEKMGLANIESLTGLNPVDAPTAVYGKMQEASVGKDTMTGHWEIMGLNIDTPFKVYPDGFPEELISQLEEKTGRKVIGNKPASGTEILDELGEEHMKTGAIIVYTSADPVLQIAAHEEIVPLDELYRICEIARELTLQPEFLVGRVIARPFIGSPGNFERTTNRHDYALKPFERTVMNELKDANLDVIAIGKISDIYNGEGVTESIRTKSNEDGMDQLIHVLEKDFTGISFLNLVDFDALFGHRRDPQGYGEALEAFDARLHEVFAKLKEDDLLIITADHGNDPTFTGSDHTREYVPLLIFSPSIQNGYELPTRETFADIGATIADNFDVKSPAFGKSFLSELEEKKAN; encoded by the coding sequence GTGGGAAAAAAATATAATCGTATTCATTTAATCGTTATGGACTCTGTGGGCATCGGAGAAGCTCCGGATGCTGCTGCGTTCGGAGATACAGGGTCACATACTTTAGGACATATTGCAAAACATATGAAAACGATTCAATTGCCTCAATTAGAAAAAATGGGTTTAGCAAATATTGAATCATTAACTGGCTTAAATCCAGTAGATGCTCCAACAGCTGTTTATGGGAAAATGCAGGAAGCTTCCGTAGGGAAAGATACGATGACGGGTCACTGGGAAATCATGGGGTTAAACATTGACACTCCATTTAAAGTGTATCCTGATGGGTTTCCAGAAGAATTGATTTCACAATTAGAAGAAAAGACGGGTAGAAAAGTAATTGGAAACAAACCAGCTAGTGGGACGGAGATTCTAGACGAGCTTGGGGAAGAACACATGAAAACAGGTGCTATTATTGTGTATACTTCAGCAGATCCAGTTCTACAAATAGCAGCACATGAAGAAATTGTTCCTCTAGATGAGTTATATCGTATTTGTGAAATAGCTCGTGAACTTACATTGCAGCCCGAATTCTTAGTTGGACGTGTGATAGCTCGACCATTTATCGGAAGTCCGGGTAATTTCGAACGTACAACAAATCGACATGACTACGCTTTAAAACCTTTCGAACGTACAGTCATGAATGAATTAAAAGATGCGAACTTGGATGTTATTGCAATTGGGAAAATATCGGATATATACAACGGCGAAGGTGTGACGGAGTCCATTCGAACGAAAAGTAATGAAGATGGTATGGATCAACTTATTCATGTATTAGAAAAAGATTTTACAGGAATTAGTTTCTTGAATTTAGTTGATTTTGATGCGTTGTTTGGTCATCGTCGTGATCCACAAGGATATGGAGAAGCATTAGAAGCTTTTGATGCTAGACTGCATGAAGTTTTTGCTAAATTAAAAGAAGATGATTTACTCATCATCACTGCTGATCATGGGAATGACCCAACGTTTACAGGTTCCGATCATACGAGAGAATATGTTCCGTTATTGATTTTCTCTCCATCTATTCAAAATGGATATGAGCTACCTACGCGTGAGACTTTTGCTGATATTGGAGCTACAATAGCCGATAATTTCGACGTTAAGTCACCTGCATTTGGCAAAAGCTTTTTATCAGAATTAGAAGAAAAGAAGGCGAATTAA